In Ferribacterium limneticum, a genomic segment contains:
- a CDS encoding pilus assembly FimT family protein, with amino-acid sequence MRVPDRRPGALTGPSVFVASRKWSQTGFTLVELIVVIILLGIMAAVFVPRWRGGSGFEDRGLRDQIAAGLRYAQKSAIAARRTVCVHFSSGPDSVAFTISGAYGAADCTGGNALAGPDGGSLNVVATGNTGFSSSQTSLVFDAAGRPSAATSINISGLPAALVITVEAETGYVH; translated from the coding sequence ATGCGTGTGCCTGATCGAAGGCCTGGTGCTCTCACCGGGCCTTCCGTCTTTGTGGCCTCCAGGAAATGGAGTCAGACCGGATTTACGCTGGTCGAGCTGATCGTGGTAATCATCCTGCTTGGCATTATGGCGGCGGTTTTCGTGCCGCGCTGGCGTGGCGGCAGCGGCTTCGAAGATCGCGGGCTGCGGGATCAGATCGCGGCCGGGCTGCGTTATGCGCAAAAGTCGGCGATTGCGGCGCGACGCACCGTCTGCGTCCATTTTTCGTCGGGGCCGGATAGTGTTGCCTTTACCATTTCCGGTGCCTACGGGGCGGCCGATTGCACTGGCGGCAACGCGCTGGCCGGGCCGGACGGGGGCAGCCTGAACGTCGTTGCCACCGGAAACACTGGGTTCTCGTCATCGCAGACAAGCCTGGTCTTCGATGCCGCCGGGCGCCCGTCTGCCGCAACATCCATCAATATCTCCGGACTTCCTGCCGCGCTGGTGATCACCGTTGAGGCGGAAACGGGTTATGTCCATTAG
- a CDS encoding tetratricopeptide repeat protein, with amino-acid sequence MSLINDMLRNIEAKRPDDPARQNLQREIRSLPAAPAGAGRWLKPLLLVAAPILIAAGLHANGQLLPLLGMDSEAPPVAPPAPVVVPAPPPLPAPAVAVVDDQPIPESDLRLAPNLAVLPLPAAPILAVPDPVVPAPLPAVAKPETVSAPAPQPAPAAPVGPVKIEKSPVLATARDRADAEFRRAENAFAAGRGAEGIEGLRAALKQDPAYVPVRQMLLRQLLEMRKIEEAMTILQEGLELQPAQTGWAMSLARLQLEQHDIAAADRTLARSQVYAEASADYAGFQGHVKSRLAANRAAVTHYQRATRLAPNEGRWWLGLGLAQEADGRLPEAKESMRRAIATATLSVELSAVAEQHLR; translated from the coding sequence ATGAGCCTGATCAACGACATGCTGCGCAACATCGAGGCCAAGCGCCCCGACGATCCGGCCCGGCAAAACCTGCAACGCGAAATCCGCTCGCTGCCGGCGGCGCCAGCCGGTGCCGGGCGCTGGCTGAAACCCTTGCTGCTTGTCGCGGCGCCCATCCTGATTGCGGCCGGGCTGCATGCCAACGGGCAACTGTTGCCCCTGCTCGGCATGGACAGTGAGGCGCCCCCGGTGGCGCCGCCTGCTCCCGTCGTCGTCCCGGCGCCCCCACCCTTGCCGGCACCCGCGGTGGCCGTCGTTGACGACCAGCCCATTCCGGAAAGCGATCTGCGCCTGGCACCGAATCTGGCTGTCCTGCCGCTGCCGGCGGCGCCCATATTGGCGGTACCTGACCCCGTTGTGCCCGCACCGCTGCCGGCTGTAGCCAAACCGGAAACGGTCAGCGCCCCGGCGCCGCAGCCTGCGCCGGCCGCCCCGGTCGGGCCGGTCAAGATCGAGAAGAGCCCAGTGCTGGCGACGGCGCGTGATCGCGCCGACGCCGAATTTCGCCGGGCGGAGAATGCCTTCGCTGCGGGGCGCGGCGCGGAAGGGATCGAAGGTCTGCGCGCCGCGCTCAAGCAGGATCCGGCCTACGTCCCGGTGCGCCAGATGCTGCTGCGCCAGTTGCTCGAAATGCGCAAAATTGAAGAGGCGATGACGATTCTTCAGGAAGGCCTCGAACTGCAGCCGGCGCAGACGGGTTGGGCGATGTCGCTGGCCCGCCTGCAACTGGAGCAGCACGACATTGCAGCGGCTGACCGCACGCTGGCCCGGTCGCAGGTCTATGCCGAAGCCAGCGCCGACTATGCCGGCTTTCAGGGCCATGTCAAATCCCGCCTTGCTGCCAATCGCGCTGCGGTGACGCATTACCAGCGGGCGACCCGTCTCGCCCCCAACGAGGGCCGCTGGTGGCTGGGTCTGGGGCTGGCTCAGGAAGCCGATGGACGATTGCCCGAAGCGAAAGAGTCGATGCGCCGCGCCATCGCCACGGCGACGCTGTCCGTCGAGTTGTCGGCGGTGGCCGAGCAGCATTTGCGTTGA
- a CDS encoding ExeA family protein: MYLDHFGLSELPFGITPDTSYTVITRSHQEALNTLLVALNSGEGFIKITGEVGTGKTLLCRRLLQALPEGSVSAYLPNPYLAPRTLQLALAEELGLAVSADSDDYHLLQSINRALLDHAAADRQVVVCIDEAQAMPLETLESLRLLSNLETEKRKLLQIVLFGQPELDRKLAEPSVRQLLQRIAFHYRIGGLAREEVANYLAHRLRVAGYRGEDVFGSSAVRCLHKASRGTPRLLNILAHKSLLAVFGEGKHAVRSGHVRRAAADTEGAAAAGWW, from the coding sequence TTGTATCTCGACCATTTCGGCCTGAGCGAGCTGCCCTTCGGTATCACGCCGGACACCAGCTACACGGTGATCACGCGCAGCCATCAGGAGGCGCTCAATACGCTGCTCGTCGCGCTCAATAGCGGCGAGGGTTTCATCAAGATCACCGGCGAAGTCGGCACCGGCAAGACGCTACTTTGCCGACGTCTGTTGCAAGCCCTGCCCGAAGGCAGTGTTTCCGCCTATCTACCCAATCCCTATCTGGCGCCGCGCACCCTGCAACTGGCGCTGGCCGAGGAGCTGGGGCTGGCCGTAAGTGCTGACAGCGACGACTATCACCTGCTGCAAAGCATCAACCGGGCGCTGCTTGACCATGCGGCAGCCGATCGCCAGGTTGTTGTCTGCATCGACGAGGCGCAGGCGATGCCGCTCGAAACGCTGGAGTCCTTGCGCCTGCTGTCGAATCTGGAAACCGAGAAACGCAAGTTGCTGCAGATCGTCCTTTTCGGCCAGCCGGAGCTTGATCGCAAGCTGGCCGAGCCATCGGTTCGCCAGCTCCTGCAGCGCATCGCCTTTCATTACCGGATCGGCGGGCTGGCCCGTGAAGAGGTCGCCAATTATCTGGCGCATCGTCTACGTGTCGCCGGCTACCGGGGCGAGGATGTCTTCGGGTCGAGCGCCGTGCGCTGCCTGCACAAGGCCAGTCGCGGCACGCCGCGCCTGCTGAACATTCTGGCTCACAAGTCCCTGCTCGCCGTTTTCGGCGAGGGCAAACACGCTGTGCGCTCTGGTCATGTTCGCCGGGCGGCGGCCGATACCGAAGGCGCGGCTGCGGCCGGGTGGTGGTGA
- a CDS encoding PilN domain-containing protein encodes MSQQINLLLPALRPRFDWLALPVVASVALAGLVLISILAVLGLTQAVNLKASEAEIKNQLAAVQQQVQTLGQSLAARQGDTSLDRQIATARLALTQRQEVLAVIAQGDITQGSAYSGLLQGFSRQIVDGVWLVGFGFADKEIEIRGRLLDPALLPTYINRLNDEPAFAGRRFAALDMKGFEPADDKGNDPASSVKTRVPARYTEFALRTELVVGQEKAR; translated from the coding sequence ATGAGCCAGCAGATCAACCTGTTGCTGCCGGCCCTGCGGCCGCGCTTCGACTGGCTGGCCTTGCCGGTGGTTGCCAGCGTGGCGCTGGCCGGTCTCGTCCTGATCAGCATCCTGGCTGTGCTGGGGCTTACCCAGGCGGTCAATCTCAAGGCCAGCGAAGCCGAAATCAAAAATCAGTTGGCGGCTGTGCAGCAGCAGGTGCAGACGCTTGGCCAATCTCTGGCGGCTCGTCAGGGTGATACTTCGCTCGATCGCCAGATCGCAACGGCGCGGCTGGCCCTCACGCAGCGTCAGGAAGTGCTGGCTGTTATTGCCCAGGGCGACATTACGCAGGGCAGCGCCTATTCCGGCCTGCTCCAGGGGTTTTCCCGGCAGATCGTCGACGGTGTCTGGCTGGTGGGTTTCGGCTTTGCCGACAAGGAGATCGAGATTCGCGGCCGACTGCTTGATCCGGCTTTGCTGCCGACCTACATCAACCGGCTCAATGACGAGCCGGCCTTCGCCGGTCGTCGCTTTGCAGCGCTCGACATGAAGGGCTTCGAACCGGCTGACGATAAAGGCAATGACCCGGCGTCCTCGGTCAAGACCAGGGTGCCGGCGCGGTATACCGAATTCGCCCTGCGCACTGAACTGGTTGTCGGGCAGGAGAAGGCGAGATGA
- the mshL gene encoding pilus (MSHA type) biogenesis protein MshL produces the protein MSKILIIGLSALMLSACSNQHARRGDAFERADKELGAAAASKTNRPQGDVVGQAMVPPLQLDQPMAAKPEPRFNLAVNNAPVAQVLNALVSGTPYSMLFPPDLSGTVSLNLKSTTVREALETLREVYGYDYRIQGTRIYVQPNTIQTRIFKINYLANRRQGMSDMRVTGSSPTTSTPTTTSGASSGAGSVPAGNTGGQPQRSNDSARVQTTSDYDFWKDLGSALNSIVGSQEGRNVIVNAGSGVVLVKASPVELRSVDEYLKATQLVVERQVMLEAKIIEVSLNDSYQTGINWSKFGGLLGGQVAFGSLAPGALLSGSATLGGAATGVTAGTVVSAVPGANGSIGTTTAGRGFFGLAFQSQNFAALLSFLEGQGDVQVLSSPRIATTNNQKAVLKVGTDDFFVTGISTNTTTSAAGNVVTPNITLQPFFSGIALDVTPQIDDEGNIILHVHPSVSVVEEKTKNVNLGDLGTFTLPLASSSINETDSIVRVQDGSIVAIGGLMSQEQNTSRYGLPGISGVPGLGALFGQKSVSNKKRELVILMRSTVIRDENSWRNASAETQERLQGLDPRQQRKVEWQ, from the coding sequence ATGAGCAAGATTTTGATAATCGGATTGTCGGCACTGATGCTGAGCGCGTGCAGCAATCAGCATGCGCGCCGGGGTGATGCTTTCGAGCGGGCCGACAAGGAACTGGGGGCGGCTGCTGCCAGCAAGACGAACCGGCCGCAGGGCGATGTCGTCGGTCAGGCCATGGTGCCGCCGCTGCAACTCGATCAGCCCATGGCAGCCAAGCCGGAACCGCGCTTCAATCTGGCGGTGAACAATGCGCCGGTGGCCCAGGTGTTGAATGCGCTGGTTTCCGGTACGCCGTACAGCATGCTTTTCCCGCCCGACTTGTCGGGCACGGTCAGCCTCAACCTCAAGAGCACGACGGTGCGCGAGGCGCTCGAAACCCTGCGTGAAGTCTATGGCTACGATTACCGGATCCAGGGCACCCGAATTTACGTGCAGCCGAACACTATCCAGACGCGCATTTTCAAGATCAACTATCTGGCCAATCGCCGTCAGGGCATGAGCGACATGCGGGTGACCGGCAGCTCGCCGACCACCTCGACGCCGACGACGACCAGCGGGGCATCGAGTGGGGCCGGCAGCGTCCCGGCCGGAAATACGGGGGGCCAGCCGCAGCGGAGCAACGACAGCGCACGTGTGCAGACGACCTCGGACTACGATTTCTGGAAGGATCTCGGCTCGGCGCTCAATTCGATCGTTGGCAGTCAGGAAGGGCGCAATGTCATCGTCAATGCCGGCTCAGGCGTAGTGCTCGTCAAGGCTTCGCCGGTCGAATTGCGCTCGGTCGATGAGTACCTGAAGGCAACTCAGCTGGTGGTTGAACGCCAGGTCATGCTTGAAGCGAAGATTATCGAAGTATCGCTGAATGATTCGTATCAGACCGGTATCAACTGGAGCAAGTTTGGCGGTCTGCTCGGTGGCCAGGTTGCCTTCGGCTCTTTGGCGCCAGGGGCGTTACTGAGTGGTTCGGCGACCTTGGGCGGCGCGGCCACGGGTGTTACTGCGGGCACGGTGGTGAGTGCAGTGCCCGGGGCCAACGGTTCTATTGGTACGACTACCGCCGGCCGCGGGTTCTTCGGCCTGGCTTTCCAGTCGCAGAATTTCGCTGCTCTGCTCTCCTTCCTCGAAGGGCAGGGTGACGTGCAGGTGCTGTCCAGCCCGCGTATTGCCACGACCAACAACCAGAAGGCCGTGCTCAAGGTCGGTACCGATGATTTCTTCGTGACCGGCATCAGCACCAACACGACGACCAGCGCCGCAGGGAATGTAGTGACGCCGAATATCACCTTGCAACCCTTCTTCTCCGGGATCGCGCTTGATGTGACGCCGCAGATCGATGATGAAGGCAACATCATCCTGCACGTCCATCCCTCGGTCAGCGTCGTCGAGGAAAAGACCAAGAACGTCAATCTCGGCGATCTCGGCACCTTCACGCTGCCACTCGCTTCAAGCAGCATCAACGAAACCGACAGCATCGTCCGCGTTCAGGATGGCAGCATCGTCGCCATCGGCGGCCTCATGAGCCAGGAACAGAATACCAGCCGCTATGGCCTGCCGGGTATCAGCGGTGTGCCAGGCCTGGGCGCCTTGTTCGGCCAGAAGAGCGTGTCGAACAAGAAGCGCGAACTGGTCATCCTGATGCGGTCGACGGTCATTCGTGACGAAAATTCGTGGCGCAATGCCTCGGCTGAAACGCAGGAACGCCTGCAGGGGCTCGACCCGCGCCAGCAACGCAAAGTCGAATGGCAATAA
- a CDS encoding type IV pilus modification PilV family protein, protein MSIRPALQRGITLIEQIVFIVIVSVGVMGLVSVMNPAIRASADPMLTKQLVAIAESLLNEVMHQPFTWCDPDDPAASTAQSYAACASPQNTNTTASFSGGESRLGVGPDTPYDNVSDYGGQSWANISDPSGGNVMTGYTASVAVARAGTALGLADDTAALSVTVTVTRGTETFSLTGYRFRYAPRI, encoded by the coding sequence ATGTCCATTAGGCCAGCCTTGCAGCGTGGCATTACGCTGATCGAGCAGATTGTGTTCATCGTCATCGTCAGCGTTGGTGTGATGGGCCTGGTATCGGTGATGAACCCGGCGATCCGGGCCAGCGCCGATCCGATGCTGACCAAGCAACTGGTTGCCATTGCCGAATCCCTGCTCAACGAGGTCATGCACCAACCGTTTACCTGGTGCGATCCGGATGATCCGGCGGCGTCAACGGCGCAATCTTACGCCGCTTGCGCCAGTCCGCAGAACACCAATACCACGGCCTCATTCAGTGGTGGCGAGTCCCGTTTGGGCGTGGGGCCCGATACACCTTATGACAACGTTTCCGACTACGGCGGCCAATCCTGGGCCAATATCAGCGATCCTTCAGGCGGCAACGTGATGACTGGCTATACCGCCAGCGTTGCCGTCGCCCGGGCCGGAACTGCTCTGGGGCTGGCTGATGACACGGCGGCGCTGAGTGTCACGGTGACCGTTACCCGCGGCACCGAAACCTTTTCTCTCACCGGCTATCGTTTCCGCTATGCGCCGCGCATTTGA
- the gspM gene encoding type II secretion system protein GspM codes for MNALCQQWNSLNRKYAALSRRERVLVALALVLGPLLIGNALFVDPQWNRSKAMQNSIATQSTTLATMQMQAASLQQELNVDPDAGKKAELATLVAQREQLDEQLRQVGAALVRPEDMNSLLEGLLVRHSGLRLISLKTQAPQSVLREKEAVKEADGKPVERSFDLYRHGVEIRLEGSYGQLQAYLVQLEKLPQRLLWGQLSYRVIDYPRSEMTLTVYTLSPDKTWLTL; via the coding sequence ATGAACGCACTGTGCCAGCAATGGAACAGCCTGAACCGCAAATACGCTGCGCTGTCCCGGCGTGAGCGTGTGCTGGTGGCGCTGGCCCTGGTGCTCGGCCCGCTGCTGATCGGCAATGCCCTGTTTGTCGACCCGCAATGGAATCGCAGCAAGGCAATGCAGAACAGCATCGCCACCCAGAGTACGACGCTGGCGACCATGCAGATGCAGGCGGCCAGCCTGCAACAGGAACTCAATGTCGACCCGGATGCCGGCAAGAAGGCCGAGCTGGCGACACTGGTCGCGCAAAGGGAGCAACTGGACGAGCAACTGCGGCAGGTCGGCGCTGCACTGGTTCGGCCTGAGGACATGAATTCCCTGCTTGAAGGGCTGCTGGTACGCCATTCCGGCTTGCGTCTGATCAGCCTCAAAACGCAGGCACCGCAAAGCGTGCTGCGGGAAAAAGAGGCGGTCAAGGAGGCGGATGGCAAGCCGGTCGAGCGCTCCTTCGATCTCTATCGACATGGTGTGGAAATCCGCCTGGAAGGCAGTTACGGCCAGCTCCAGGCTTATCTGGTGCAACTCGAAAAATTGCCGCAGCGCTTGCTGTGGGGGCAGTTGAGCTATCGCGTGATCGATTATCCGCGGTCTGAAATGACCCTGACCGTCTATACCCTGAGTCCGGACAAGACATGGTTGACCCTATGA
- a CDS encoding DUF6701 domain-containing protein codes for MAALTVNSVTLDGGASIAVAPGGTSIPVALSVSNDATNNWNSTGWRISTTAPGGLTCYDNADHPGANQTFSENFTVTAPATAGTYNAYFVASNNSGCTGTTTTATLAGSVIVAAPVLAKTASSSSAVVGDVVTFKLTASNSLSVPLTNVVITDTLPTGMSYTTHVATLGTASVSGKVITWTIPSIPANGNAQLTLAVSLSQQGTLTNTASAPGATSANTSILVLASAATHFRLDETAGSWTGAAGEVLDSGGTGLQGRRLASSTPTTTNVITPTPTIDSQYAAVSGSFCNAGNFDGKAVVEVASNPLLRYTTKLSATAWVYPTAYPSGGSDLYSILSNDTNYEFHINQSGKLFWWWGSSDLTSNSTIPRNQWTHVAITLDSSASGGRQRIYINGVRDNNTRSWKGTLANNSCNFYIGGDVSTEASCPIRSERNFRGRIDEVKLYNYELSAAEVQADMTMGRTCSGAFDHIRIEHDGSASVCTPETVTVKACLDENCSTLYPGNVTVNLSPSGWVGGNTFSFSGGVTTRQLSNGTAGNVTLGSTSASPVPANPTRCFNGGTETCTLTFNAASCNFDAVETAASPQTRIYTKLANTSFNLDVLALTASKAVNTTYTGTVTVDLVDASTSSCPSGSGLNTATNITFSAANKGRKPVTFNYANAAKNVRVRMKVGSSAAACSTDNFTIRPQQFTVASNMTNTALTGTPKAVAGTAFTLTANAGVGSGYDGTPTIDTTKVNDHAGAAIAAGTLSGTMAAGTGTSSSGTGFKYLDVGNIQLATDAMVDSGFSVVDQTSDCISGSTSNALSGGKYGCNIGSVASARFGRWYPSHYSFSGTLTPACVAGNFSYMGQDALGLALTLKAHASTGLPATSGDPVTSRYTTGYTNLAAVTLSGNNGGTAVAASRLSTPAFPTMPNTALWSAGLFTIADTYSFSRLAAPDGSYETFKLVASLTDPDSSALIGTAAQKETNTTRIRYGRLKIDNAYGSELLDLAIPFEAQYWSSSGYYVTNRDDSCTSFNMSSLMMSGFTQNLAACETQISPTGTQTLVAGKLPLKLTKPGAANQGSVLLTLNIGSAASGSTCVSATSSSATAANMPWFGTTNPAGRAKFGIAKSPYIYFRESF; via the coding sequence ATGGCTGCGCTTACCGTCAATTCAGTAACGCTGGATGGCGGCGCAAGCATTGCCGTTGCCCCGGGCGGCACTTCCATACCCGTGGCGCTATCCGTCAGCAACGACGCCACCAACAACTGGAACTCCACAGGCTGGCGGATCAGCACAACAGCACCGGGAGGACTGACCTGCTACGACAACGCCGATCATCCAGGGGCCAATCAAACCTTTTCCGAAAACTTCACTGTCACCGCCCCGGCTACAGCGGGAACCTATAACGCCTATTTTGTCGCATCGAACAACTCAGGATGCACCGGGACGACAACGACAGCAACGTTGGCCGGTAGCGTCATCGTTGCCGCCCCCGTCCTCGCCAAAACGGCCAGCAGTTCGTCCGCAGTTGTCGGCGATGTCGTCACCTTCAAGCTGACGGCGAGCAATTCGCTATCCGTCCCGCTGACCAATGTCGTGATCACCGATACCCTGCCAACCGGTATGAGCTATACAACACATGTGGCCACACTGGGCACCGCCAGTGTTTCAGGGAAGGTCATTACCTGGACCATCCCCTCCATTCCGGCCAACGGCAACGCTCAACTGACGCTGGCGGTTTCCCTTTCCCAACAAGGAACGCTCACCAATACCGCCAGCGCCCCGGGCGCCACGAGTGCCAACACATCGATTCTGGTACTCGCCAGTGCGGCCACTCATTTCCGGCTGGATGAAACGGCCGGATCCTGGACCGGCGCCGCGGGCGAAGTACTGGATAGCGGCGGCACCGGCCTGCAAGGTCGGCGACTTGCATCGTCGACGCCCACCACCACCAATGTGATCACCCCCACGCCAACAATCGACTCGCAATACGCAGCTGTCAGCGGGAGTTTCTGCAATGCCGGCAACTTTGATGGCAAGGCCGTTGTTGAAGTGGCATCGAATCCGCTCCTCCGTTACACGACCAAGCTGTCCGCCACGGCCTGGGTTTACCCGACGGCCTATCCAAGCGGTGGCAGCGATCTGTACTCGATCCTCTCCAATGACACCAATTACGAATTCCATATCAATCAGAGCGGCAAGCTTTTCTGGTGGTGGGGCAGCTCGGACCTTACCTCCAATTCGACGATTCCCCGAAATCAATGGACCCACGTCGCAATTACGCTGGATTCTTCTGCTTCCGGTGGTCGACAACGCATCTATATCAACGGTGTCCGAGACAACAACACAAGAAGCTGGAAAGGCACGCTGGCCAACAACAGCTGTAACTTTTACATCGGTGGCGATGTTTCAACGGAGGCATCATGCCCAATTCGTTCAGAACGGAATTTCCGCGGCAGAATCGATGAGGTCAAACTTTACAATTACGAGTTGAGCGCCGCTGAAGTTCAGGCAGACATGACGATGGGGCGGACCTGCTCCGGCGCCTTTGACCATATCCGAATCGAACATGACGGCAGCGCATCGGTCTGCACGCCGGAGACAGTAACGGTCAAAGCCTGCCTGGATGAAAACTGCTCCACGCTCTATCCCGGGAACGTCACCGTCAATTTGTCGCCATCGGGCTGGGTGGGTGGCAATACGTTCAGTTTTTCAGGGGGAGTAACAACCCGGCAGCTGAGCAACGGTACCGCCGGCAATGTCACACTGGGCAGCACCAGCGCCTCCCCGGTTCCAGCCAATCCAACCCGCTGCTTTAACGGCGGCACTGAAACCTGCACGCTGACCTTCAACGCCGCGTCATGTAATTTCGATGCTGTCGAAACCGCTGCCAGTCCGCAAACCCGAATCTACACAAAGCTGGCCAATACGAGTTTCAATCTCGATGTCCTTGCTCTCACCGCCAGCAAGGCGGTCAACACGACTTACACCGGCACCGTTACCGTCGATCTGGTCGACGCCTCGACATCGAGTTGCCCGAGCGGCAGCGGATTGAATACGGCGACCAACATCACCTTTTCCGCCGCCAACAAGGGAAGAAAGCCGGTCACCTTCAATTACGCCAATGCGGCAAAGAATGTCCGTGTCCGGATGAAAGTCGGCTCCTCGGCAGCGGCCTGCTCGACGGACAATTTCACGATACGCCCGCAGCAATTTACGGTTGCGTCCAACATGACCAACACGGCCCTGACCGGAACGCCGAAAGCAGTCGCCGGCACAGCCTTTACGCTGACCGCCAATGCCGGCGTCGGTTCTGGCTACGATGGCACGCCGACCATCGACACAACGAAGGTCAATGACCATGCCGGCGCGGCCATCGCGGCGGGAACCTTGAGCGGTACGATGGCCGCGGGAACCGGCACCTCATCGAGCGGGACCGGTTTCAAGTACCTTGATGTCGGTAATATCCAGCTGGCGACCGATGCAATGGTCGACAGCGGCTTTTCCGTGGTCGACCAGACCTCCGACTGCATTTCCGGAAGCACCTCAAACGCCCTGTCCGGCGGCAAGTACGGCTGCAATATCGGCAGCGTTGCCTCGGCACGCTTTGGGCGCTGGTACCCCAGTCACTATTCGTTCTCCGGAACGCTGACGCCAGCCTGTGTTGCCGGCAATTTCAGCTACATGGGGCAGGATGCGCTCGGCCTGGCTTTGACGTTGAAAGCGCATGCATCGACCGGCCTGCCGGCGACCTCCGGCGATCCGGTAACCAGTCGCTACACCACCGGTTACACCAATCTGGCCGCAGTCACGCTGAGTGGCAACAACGGCGGCACGGCAGTAGCAGCCAGCCGCCTGAGCACACCCGCTTTTCCGACGATGCCCAACACTGCATTGTGGTCGGCCGGGCTGTTCACTATCGCCGACACCTATTCGTTCTCCAGATTGGCGGCGCCGGATGGCTCCTACGAAACATTCAAGCTCGTCGCTTCGCTGACCGACCCCGATAGTTCCGCGCTGATCGGCACCGCCGCGCAAAAGGAAACCAACACGACGCGCATCCGCTACGGACGCCTGAAAATCGACAACGCCTACGGCTCGGAATTGCTCGACCTGGCCATCCCTTTCGAAGCCCAATACTGGTCGAGCAGCGGCTATTACGTCACCAATCGTGACGACAGCTGCACCAGCTTCAACATGTCCAGCCTGATGATGTCGGGTTTTACCCAGAATCTGGCGGCGTGCGAAACGCAAATTTCGCCAACGGGAACGCAAACGCTGGTTGCCGGCAAATTGCCGCTCAAACTGACCAAGCCCGGGGCGGCCAATCAGGGCAGCGTTCTGCTGACGCTCAATATCGGCAGCGCGGCATCCGGTTCGACCTGCGTCTCGGCGACCTCATCGTCAGCCACCGCCGCCAATATGCCGTGGTTCGGGACCACCAATCCCGCCGGACGCGCCAAGTTCGGCATAGCCAAGTCGCCCTACATCTATTTCCGGGAAAGCTTCTAA
- a CDS encoding prepilin-type N-terminal cleavage/methylation domain-containing protein, with translation MRRAFDFRPFFRVDRGFTLVEMIISIVITGIVVSMVAMFGRGQVDAYIDAGNRAELSDAADTTLRRIARELQGALPNSVRVSGNFIEFVPIRDAGRYRAELNSTGGGDILNFASNTDTTFDVLGPPVTILAGDQLVVFNLGQSGSDVYEGTSRRAATAGVGVNSITFAPAGTQFPLASPQSRFQIVGGPVIYECSVATGQLIRRSGFAFGHAWPPVTSTLGGVAAVMADNVGATCSFNYTPAILQRNGLVVLRLTLTRNGESVELLHQVDVLNTP, from the coding sequence ATGCGCCGCGCATTTGATTTTCGGCCGTTTTTCCGGGTTGACCGTGGGTTCACCCTGGTCGAGATGATCATTTCGATTGTCATCACCGGCATCGTCGTTTCGATGGTGGCGATGTTCGGGCGCGGCCAGGTTGATGCCTACATCGATGCCGGCAACCGGGCCGAGCTGTCGGATGCAGCTGATACCACCCTGCGTCGGATTGCTCGCGAGTTACAGGGGGCGCTGCCCAACAGTGTCCGGGTGTCGGGAAATTTTATCGAATTCGTGCCGATCCGCGACGCCGGCCGCTATCGGGCTGAACTCAACTCCACCGGCGGTGGCGACATCCTGAATTTCGCCAGCAACACCGACACGACTTTTGATGTGCTCGGGCCGCCGGTGACGATTTTGGCCGGTGACCAGCTGGTGGTTTTCAACCTGGGTCAATCTGGTTCGGATGTTTATGAGGGGACCAGCCGGCGGGCAGCCACGGCAGGCGTCGGCGTCAACAGCATTACTTTCGCCCCGGCCGGCACGCAGTTTCCGCTGGCCTCGCCGCAAAGCCGCTTCCAGATTGTTGGCGGACCGGTGATCTACGAATGCAGCGTTGCCACCGGCCAACTCATTCGACGCTCGGGGTTTGCCTTCGGTCACGCTTGGCCACCAGTTACATCTACGCTCGGCGGCGTCGCGGCGGTGATGGCCGACAACGTCGGTGCGACTTGCTCCTTCAACTACACGCCGGCGATCCTGCAGCGTAACGGGCTGGTCGTCCTGCGCCTGACGCTGACGCGCAATGGCGAGTCGGTCGAGTTGCTGCATCAGGTCGATGTACTGAATACGCCATGA